One window of Candidatus Kaelpia aquatica genomic DNA carries:
- a CDS encoding GDSL-type esterase/lipase family protein, whose amino-acid sequence MKKSFAVITLVVAFFFGLEFSCRILVSSNHSFQKHFLMQIYDETLGAYDENLFWRLEGVYPQFGEEEYRVICLSDSVSVMYGGYQEYPKMLEEILIKNFPESTFKIFNAGVPGYSSYQGALYLKNELIKYKPDFVSINFGPNDYSRALNGLEDKKQKCHSAHLDKYFGWSKFYQCYKRWILSIKQKIYNSPRHIKQYRVSKQSFKNNLINMIRICRVNGSKAILLTSPYLDEDQGWVKIHKSYNDIIRLTALEEDAALVDLAELFSQREDLFIDPEHDHVHINLKGYKIIARELFNIIKTEMR is encoded by the coding sequence ATGAAGAAATCATTTGCTGTAATTACACTGGTTGTCGCATTTTTTTTTGGCCTAGAATTTTCTTGTCGTATATTGGTTAGCTCTAACCATTCATTTCAAAAACACTTTTTAATGCAGATATATGATGAGACACTGGGTGCTTATGACGAAAATCTTTTTTGGAGATTAGAAGGTGTCTATCCGCAGTTTGGAGAGGAAGAGTATAGAGTAATATGTCTTTCTGATTCTGTTTCGGTTATGTATGGAGGCTATCAAGAATACCCTAAAATGCTAGAAGAGATATTGATTAAAAATTTTCCAGAAAGTACTTTTAAAATTTTTAATGCAGGAGTTCCTGGATATTCTTCATATCAAGGCGCCCTGTATTTAAAGAACGAATTGATCAAATACAAGCCCGATTTTGTTAGCATTAACTTTGGACCTAACGATTATAGCCGGGCACTAAATGGTTTAGAAGACAAAAAACAAAAATGCCATAGCGCGCATTTAGATAAATATTTTGGTTGGAGTAAATTTTATCAATGTTATAAAAGATGGATTTTAAGTATCAAACAAAAAATTTATAACAGCCCTAGGCATATAAAACAATATAGGGTCTCTAAGCAAAGCTTTAAAAATAATCTGATTAATATGATTAGAATTTGTAGAGTCAACGGGTCTAAAGCAATACTTCTAACCTCTCCGTATCTTGATGAAGATCAAGGCTGGGTTAAAATTCACAAATCTTATAACGATATTATAAGGTTAACAGCTCTAGAGGAGGATGCTGCTTTAGTAGATTTAGCTGAGTTATTCAGCCAGAGAGAAGATTTGTTTATAGATCCGGAACATGACCATGTACATATTAATTTGAAGGGATATAAGATTATAGCTCGAGAATTATTTAATATAATTAAAACAGAGATGCGCTAG
- a CDS encoding replication-associated recombination protein A, protein MVTLFKKEIESRLTLASRMRPRDLSEFVGQEHILSEGKILKRAIDADKISSLILYGPPGVGKTALALIIQSKTDSYFKRLNAVASNVKELRQVIKEADFKYSQNNKKTLLFIDEIHRFNKSQQDTLLPDIEAGNPILIGATTHNPFFALTAPLISRSLVCEFKALSVAEIIKILRAAISDQERGLGGLKLKVDEEVLKFFAQVVDGDGRRALNALEIAALTTAENKDGWINIDLKIAQDSIQKKALLYDSGEDNHYDTISAFIKSIRGSSPDAAIYWLAKMIYAGEDPRFIARRLLIAASEDIGNADPQALSVAQAAAYAVEYLGMPEARISLAQATTYLASAPKSNASYMAIEEALGDIEGGRVLEVPGHLKDSHYKGAEKLGHGKDYKYPHSYKDGWVEQDYLPKNVSYYLPKNIGYEKKIKEFLDQLQSLR, encoded by the coding sequence ATGGTTACTCTGTTTAAAAAAGAGATAGAGAGCAGGTTAACTCTGGCTTCTCGAATGAGGCCAAGAGATCTCTCCGAATTTGTTGGCCAGGAACATATTTTATCAGAAGGCAAGATCTTAAAGAGAGCCATAGATGCTGACAAGATAAGCTCCCTTATTCTCTATGGCCCGCCGGGTGTAGGTAAGACTGCCTTGGCTTTGATAATTCAGAGCAAAACAGATTCTTATTTTAAACGGCTCAATGCTGTTGCCTCTAATGTTAAAGAGTTACGGCAGGTAATAAAAGAAGCCGATTTTAAATATAGTCAAAATAATAAAAAAACATTGCTCTTTATTGACGAGATTCATCGTTTCAATAAATCTCAGCAGGACACCCTTTTACCGGACATAGAAGCCGGCAATCCTATTCTTATTGGAGCAACAACTCATAATCCTTTCTTTGCTCTCACAGCTCCTCTGATTTCTCGCTCATTGGTCTGTGAGTTTAAGGCTCTATCTGTAGCTGAAATTATAAAGATATTACGTGCTGCTATCTCTGATCAAGAGAGAGGCTTAGGCGGTTTAAAGTTGAAAGTAGATGAAGAGGTACTAAAATTCTTTGCTCAGGTTGTAGATGGAGATGGGCGCCGTGCGCTCAATGCCCTTGAGATTGCTGCTTTAACTACAGCAGAGAATAAAGATGGCTGGATAAATATAGACCTTAAGATTGCTCAAGATTCGATTCAAAAAAAGGCTTTGCTCTATGATAGCGGAGAGGATAACCATTATGATACAATCTCCGCCTTTATAAAATCTATTCGCGGCAGTTCTCCAGATGCTGCCATATACTGGTTGGCAAAGATGATATATGCCGGAGAAGATCCCCGTTTTATTGCTCGGAGACTTTTAATAGCCGCTTCTGAAGATATAGGTAATGCTGATCCTCAGGCTTTATCTGTTGCTCAGGCTGCAGCTTATGCTGTTGAGTATCTCGGAATGCCTGAGGCTAGAATATCTTTAGCCCAGGCTACAACCTATCTTGCATCTGCTCCTAAATCAAACGCATCTTATATGGCTATAGAGGAAGCTCTTGGAGATATTGAAGGAGGTAGAGTACTGGAGGTTCCAGGCCATTTAAAGGATAGTCATTATAAGGGTGCGGAAAAATTGGGCCACGGCAAAGATTACAAGTATCCCCATTCCTATAAAGATGGCTGGGTTGAGCAAGATTATCTTCCTAAAAATGTTAGCTACTATCTTCCTAAAAATATTGGTTACGAGAAGAAGATCAAAGAGTTTTTAGACCAATTGCAAAGCTTAAGATAG
- a CDS encoding DUF167 domain-containing protein, giving the protein MKINVKITPNAKRSGIIEEQGVVKVKVNAPAKEGKANKDLIKMLSDYFSVPKSRVKILKGENLRNKVVDIIRK; this is encoded by the coding sequence GTGAAGATAAATGTTAAAATCACCCCTAATGCCAAGAGGTCGGGCATAATAGAGGAGCAAGGCGTTGTAAAGGTTAAAGTTAATGCTCCAGCTAAAGAGGGTAAGGCTAACAAGGATTTGATCAAGATGCTTTCAGATTATTTTTCGGTACCAAAGTCTAGAGTTAAAATATTGAAAGGCGAAAATTTGCGAAATAAAGTTGTTGATATAATAAGGAAGTAA
- a CDS encoding flavin reductase family protein, protein MIKREIPLDYARRLLNHGCVILVTSHFRNINNIVTLSWQMPLSSKPRLFALSISRKHFSNKLIRKSRELTINIPGRNLIREVHFCGSCSGKRVNKFDKARLHPVAANFIAAPLIEECFANIECKVRNMYNIGDHTLFVAEALRAIADPSWFDGKFLQCNDKGVQTLHHLGENRYMVSGEVIKAR, encoded by the coding sequence ATGATTAAAAGAGAGATACCTTTGGATTATGCTCGTAGGCTTTTAAATCATGGTTGTGTTATTCTTGTAACATCTCATTTTAGAAATATTAATAATATCGTTACTCTATCTTGGCAGATGCCTCTATCGTCTAAACCGAGACTCTTCGCCCTCTCTATCTCTAGAAAGCATTTTTCAAATAAGTTAATAAGGAAAAGCAGAGAACTCACTATTAATATTCCCGGCAGAAATTTGATAAGAGAAGTTCATTTCTGCGGCTCCTGTTCCGGTAAAAGAGTAAACAAGTTTGATAAAGCAAGGCTTCATCCAGTAGCTGCAAATTTTATTGCAGCGCCTCTCATTGAGGAGTGTTTTGCCAATATAGAGTGTAAAGTACGCAATATGTATAATATAGGTGACCACACACTCTTTGTAGCGGAAGCTTTAAGGGCTATAGCTGACCCTAGTTGGTTTGATGGCAAATTTCTCCAATGCAACGATAAAGGTGTTCAAACTTTACACCATCTTGGAGAGAATCGTTATATGGTCTCTGGAGAAGTCATAAAGGCTAGATAA
- a CDS encoding HAD hydrolase-like protein, whose amino-acid sequence MIAAEKIAKKTDKTPLEIYDLFFASPLTERFDAGLINEKSFFEEVKETLNIDNLNQEDFYEIWNNIFWENKGVAKLIKDIKLKFQSFFIVSNINKVHFKYIWDKFPVVRLADKIITSYSVGVLKPDPVIYQKAIEEAKCNPEEIFYTDDRSDLIQAAKGMDFNVHLFQSVEDIRNIILN is encoded by the coding sequence ATGATAGCAGCAGAGAAAATAGCAAAGAAGACCGACAAAACACCACTGGAGATATATGATCTGTTTTTTGCATCACCATTAACTGAGCGTTTTGATGCAGGTTTAATTAATGAAAAGAGTTTTTTTGAAGAAGTTAAAGAGACTTTAAATATAGATAATCTTAACCAAGAGGATTTTTATGAAATTTGGAATAATATTTTTTGGGAAAATAAAGGAGTGGCGAAACTGATAAAGGATATTAAGTTAAAGTTTCAAAGTTTTTTTATTGTTTCTAATATTAACAAAGTTCATTTTAAATACATTTGGGATAAATTTCCTGTGGTGAGATTAGCAGACAAGATTATTACTTCCTATAGCGTTGGTGTTTTAAAACCCGATCCTGTAATTTATCAAAAAGCAATAGAAGAGGCAAAATGTAATCCTGAAGAAATTTTTTATACAGATGATCGAAGCGATTTGATTCAAGCTGCAAAAGGTATGGATTTTAATGTCCACCTCTTCCAAAGCGTAGAAGATATTCGAAATATAATTCTTAACTAA